GAAGCCCCATGACAAGCATGCCAACTACACCTGTTGATACGTTTGAAGATGTCTCTAGAGGAGTAAGCCCTCCAGCTTCAATACACTCTGATCCCATGGTCCACGATAGACAGGTTAAGTTGGTCAatgctttgaaggagtACAAGCAAGTGAGTAGCCAAATGATCAAGTTAGACCCTGCTCACAGCTGTGAGCTCGACTTGCCTGTGCCATTGACTGGAGTGTGCTTTGCTACAGAGACGACCAGCATTCCTAGGATTGAGCGAAGCAGCTTTTACAGGCTGCCTCCACAGACTTTGGGGCAGCCCATAGTGCACTGTAAgcatggctgcaaaatgagaGTCACACGAGAAATGGAAGAGTTCCTGGAACAAATCAAAAGAGATCCCGACATATGCCTGCCAACCACGACTTTTTTCGATGAGAATTCTGATTCAAGTCTCTTGAGATTCCGCAACCTGCTTTCCCGTATCAAATCACAGGTAATTCATCTGCCCCCCACATCTTGCGACCACGCACTGACCACGCTCACCCAGTTTAGCACCACTGCCGTCGAAGAGTCACTTTGGTGATAAAAATTGGAGAGTTATCTGATTATTACGGCATGGAAGCTCAATCATAATTTTGCGCTTTGTTTCTGCCTTCCTACTTGCtgatggtgttggtggGTCGTTCCACTACCGAATTGGTACAGCGTTAAACAGCTTacaacttcaagctcaCATCAGGCTCACTCTGACCACAGGCTCCTAGCATGCTCTTTTTtagtttcttcaagactTTGGTGGACCAGGAGATTATCTTGGAGTTGAAAAACGACATCGAGATCAAGGGTACCTTGCGTTCTGTCGACCAgtacttgaacttgaagttAGACAATGTCTCGACTGTGAACGAGAACAAGTACCCCCACTTGAAAGCCGTGAAGAACTTGTTTGTGAGAGGTTCCACGGTGCGTTACGTCCATATGAGTGCTAGCGCTGTCGATTGCACGTTGCTACAAGATGCGTCTAGAAGAGGTATGTCGAAATCTCTTGAACGTTAAGGAGACATCTTTACTAACAAAATAGAGGCCATGGCTCAGGCTGGCAAATAAAAGAATAATGTGTGGTGGATGAATGAACCACTTCACGTGTACATTAATTTCTGTACTATCTAAATATACATAAAAATGGGAACCGCTCAGCTAAGGTTTAGCTATATTTCACTTGTGACTTGACTGTTGGCCCAGTGCTTGGCCTGGCTCTTTACTCAACCTTTCGAAGCACCGAGCTCTGGTATGACCTGACCGGTTACAGTACGAGCACGTCCGTTTCTGCTTGCCGTGCTGCTTCTTGGATTGTCGTGAAGAGGCCGTTGGTGCTTTCGCTATGTTATCCAGTAGTGCTGGGTCGGTATGCGAGTCAGTTACGTTGTTATCACTTGCACTTAACGCCAGTATCGCAGCAGAGAGGTCATCCACTTGCGCTGCTTTCTGTTGTGCAACAGCACGAGGCACCAAAATATAGTCACACCCTTCTTGCAAGCTGTAAATGATATTCAGGCAATTCGAGCATCGTAGTTCCTGGTCAATAACATCTGTAACTTCCTTATCGCTTTCTTCCCCTTTCAGCAAGAACATCTCGAGAGGAACAACTTTATTGATGTACGCATCTAGTACTCGTAGTTTGACCTCAtactctttcttcaacctATCTAGTTCCTTTGACTTTTGTGTGATAGCTGCTGCGAGCTCCCCGACGGTTTTCAGCACCTCAAATACCAGCATATGGACTTGATCTAGCACTTCTTGAAGGCTTGAATCTGGTTCATCAGGGAAGCTGATGAAGGGCTTCTCCATGCACACCTGCCCCATACAACTGAAAAATGGCATCTGATACTCTATAAGGGTCTCAATTCAATTATTGAGCCTTCCAAACATACTTTTTAAGCTGAAATAGTCACAGCGCATGAGTGATTTTGACTTTTGCTTGCCTTCCAACGATGTGGATTGGTAAAACATTTAAAACTGCGACTAGGAGCTCCATATTGCTTCCCTGTGATCTGCAGGGCGTACTTCAACTCTTGCACTAAATTTGAATAAAGAAAGTGATTTTTTCGTTGAGAAGCGTTTGAACTAAGGGTTAAATTTACCTGTACTGTATTTAAACTTTATCATTTTTCGTGCTGTGATGGCGTTTGGCAGAATCGCACTGCTTGTGTACTTCGCAATTTGGACTACATTGAAAGTGTCCGGTTCGATCCCCGCGGTCGAGGATGTGGTTATTCGAGTAATCAATATTCCTATCCTCAGTAATGAGTAGCACTATCACTGGAGGGAAGATAATTCAGCACAGTAGGCTACCCGTGGCGGAGGCGAAGCGGATGGCACATTCTTTGGCATTGGTTCAGGTTGTTAAGTATCTGGTGTGGAGACTCCaatttgatttcttttttaaaTATTACTGTCTTCTATTCGTTCTAGTATACAATctacttgatgatgttaTTCGTCCTTGACCTTCATGCCCcggtttcttctcaacttgttgacaaaAGTGTCCTCTATCGTACGTCTTtcattcatcaaaaacacTAGAAGGCAAGTGAAACAAATGCATGCACTGATGAAAAATTCTTGAAAGGAAGTGGTGTGAGAGCCGAGAAGCTGGGATTGAAGAACGTAAGCAAAGACAGAATAGCCTATAGGCGATGCCGTTCTGCGGAAAAGAGTGGCGAGGGAAGTCTTGACGCTATGCTTCCGAGCAAAACGAACGTAGGTGAAGGAACAGTAAATGATCCTAAGTGTCATGGAAGTTATATTGGCGACAATCAAGCCAGTAAGACCCCATCCCCATTGTTTGACCAGAACAATCAGCACAAGAAAGGAGATGAACGTCAGGAATAGCATGAATAATGAGTAAACCTTGATTTGCCTGTCGCTCAATATGCTGGTCTGGAAAGCCTCAAGGATACCGTTGAACGCCATAAATGGGAGGTACAAAATGTATTGCGGGAACAAGGCAAACAACTCTGAGCTCCTCCATGCCGCACTTCGTCCAAGTAAGAtccgaagaagaaattccCCATTGAAGGTGCCGCCCAAAAGTAAAAGGATGCTAAAATACATGTAAAACGCTAGGAGATTCTCCATGGTAGTGAAAGCTGTTTTAGCCGAGGGTGTTTCAGCAGCAAACACTTTTGTAAACAGATTTCTAAGCATTTCCTCCACAGGTAAGAACACTATGCGAGCTATCATAGACCCGTAATTGCTGATCACAGCGTATGTTCCTTGTTGCGAGACATCAAAAAGGTACCCCATCATGATTTTGTCTCCCTCTGTCAATACAAGTTTAAAGAGCATTTGGAAAAATAAAGTGAAGTATAGTTTGGTAAGACTCGgatcaaaaagaaagacttTCTTATTCTCGGTCACCTTTGCAGGTCTGGACACACGGAAGTTGAAACGACGCATATACCCTACCACTGTGACCAAAGCATATGCCAACTGGcccaaaagaaaagacaaaacAGCCCAACCTCTTTGGTTATCAGAGATATAGCTTTTACTCCATGTCACACAAGCAAAGGTGACGAAGCACTTTGCAAACACTGCAATGCTCTCGATGGTAGATCTCGCTTCAAAGTCTAAAGCGTACTGGGTCAATGCATACAACGGCTCCACTGCCAATTCTAGCATTATCAGGATCACAAGCAAAAGTATTCCCCACGATCGGAGAGGTACGAAAAAGGATGTGTTCAACACATTTGTGTCCTTGACAATATAGTACCCACCAATGCATAGCGGAACGCTTATGGATAAGGGCACGTATGCAAAATTAACAATTTTTTGCCGGATGACTCCCTCAGAACTACCTGTTGCTCTTTGAATGGTCAATCTTTCAGATTCTCGACAGAAAAAGAGGGCAAAAGACACGTAGAACTCGAAAACAGCCACTACCCCCATCACCTCAGGCGAGATGCTTCCCACAAGCAACTGATTGGAGACAAAAGTAAGGAGTTTGGTTAGTAGCTGGCCGAGAATTAGAAAGGTTGCTCCCCAGGCCAGAGGACCCGCAGCAGCCGCCATAGTATATACGATGCTGTCAAGTCTAGTGTGCCTCTATTATTTAGACTGTGCAGTAAATCGAGTAATAATAGTGAGACCAGTCTGGGGGAAGAAACGGGCGTGCGCACCTCAAAGTATCCGAAGTAAAGACCTCCACATCGTTGACTCGCTTCCTACGTCACATTAAGCCAGTCACAGCGTAGCTAATCGTCATACCGGGCCCAGGCGAGAAACATAAGCTACAGTCACCCAAACTTATACTACTGCTGAGCCCTCAAGATTTGACATTTTTTCGGGCCACATAAAACGACTATTGACCTTTCATGAGTTTTAGtatcaccaaagaagaggctgaCAATGCTGCGTCTAACAGTCCGGATATCGAGCTAAGAGAACAGGACCGTTGGCTCCCCATAGCCAACGTGGCCAGGCTCATGAAGTACACGTTACCAGCCACAGCGAAAGTCAGCAAGGACGCCAAAGAATGCATGCAAGAGTGTGTTTCAGAATTTATTTCATTTATAACAAGTGAGGCCAGCGACAAGTGTCTCAGGGACAAGAGGAAAACGATCAACGGCGAAGATATACTATACTCAATGCATGATCTAGGATTTGAAAACTATGCTGAGGTGCTCAAAATTTATTTGGCCAAGTATCGAGAGCAGCAGGCGCTAAAACAAGAGCGTGGAGAAACCAAGGTTTCTAAAAAACTGGCGAAGAAAAGGGAAGCTCTgctacaagaagaagtcaacGTCAAGGCCGAAGATACGCCGACTCACAACGAGTTTGCGGACCACAACGGTCCCAATTCCCACGAGGCTGACGGCCAAAATGTTGATCAGACAGTTCACGAGCAGCACCAAAACCATATATCCTCGCTAGGGTATGAAGGTCAAGAGAAACACGGACATTCCCCAGATTATTTCCAACAATACaatgctgaagaaaatggaTCCCATAACGGGCCAGATCACAACGAcatgaacttgaaggatgATCTCAATGTCGAGGTGAATCTAGATCAGGATCACAATATAGATGAGGACCATAACATAGCTCTTGAGGATGAAAGATATAGTGGCTTCATCAatggtcaagaagaaggcgaCTTGCCCAACTCGAACAGAGAGCACTCAAAATCACACAGCCAATCTGACAATGGGAATGTCGATGATTTGAGTAAGTTGGCTGCACATGAAGATTTGGACCTTTCAATGGCTGACCGTGATTACTATTAAGCTGAACCTATTTAATTGGCTATATTTTCTTGCGACATACAGGGCAAGTGGGTGATAGCTCAAGCCATCGAAGTAAACAGTCAAGATGAAAGCCGTGACCGCACGGCTGCACTCTTCTGACGTTTGTCACAGGGGTCATAGCAAGATCCTCGTAGCAAATAATACATTTATGCTTGAGGGTAGCCTTTGTTGGCTTCTGAAGTCTTTGTATCATAAGCTCCTTCTTGCGAAAGTTGACAAGATTTCTCGTTTTGATCACTGCAACTTTTAAGCTGTCATAGGATGAAGGAATAGTGTGGATGGGAAAAGTGTAATAATACATGAAAATTAAAGTGAAGATGCAAGACATGACGAAACGGAGGACATTTAAGATGAATTCTGCCACAAACATAATTCGTAGTTTGCGCTTTTTAAAAGCCTCCAGGTTCTGGGGACCCTTTTTAGACTCTATCAGGTTAAGAATAAACTGTAGAAGTGTGACAAAGGTCAAAGGCGACTGGTTTATGATTTCGAATCCAAAAATTGTCACCAAGACGTTTTCACTCAGATGATTCTTCATGATTATGTCCTGAAAATACTGAAATATGAGAAGCCCCTCAATTAATAATATAAGAAGAATGCCCAGAACAAGTCGTAGCTGGATATGTCTTCCAGTAAATGTGGCTTGGATCACCTCCGGGTTGCAATATAGCGTATGGACCCTATCTGAAGTCAAATAATGGAAATACTTTACGAGCAACACGCAAAAAAATAGTAGGGCATACTTTAACACTTCCTTCTGGATATCAAAAAAGCTCGATGTGGTATTATAGAAGACAAGTAGACCAAACACGAATTCCCAAGCGGTGTAACCAGCCTTATTCTTTAGAATCCTCACCTCACTGGCGGTCAATTTACCAAAGATAGCCCATTTTACAAAGTTGGCGAACACAAAGACAGCTATCACGACAAAGTGGGtgaacttgaacttgaatGAGTAAGTGGCGTTGACAAAATCACTTAGTCTCCCACCTCCATAGTTCTTATGATAAAGCGCTAGAGCAGCGCCAAGCGACCCCAACACTGTTTTTCGGGATGCGTGGAGATTTGGCATCTATGGGACATAAAGACGAGGAGCAGCAGGAAGATGTGAAGTAGTTGATGGTTTTCGCGATAAATGCGAGAAAGATAAGAAGGCTGAAGAGTTTGCACTTATCAGACCGTTTACATAAGAATAAGGATGCTCAGAGAGTCAGATCAATTCGAATTAAATTGAATCCCTTGAAACTGGTATTCAGCATTCGGCGTTTCACCGTGGTCCTCAACGTGCCACTTGCTGAGTATCGCAGACTGCGCCTCTGGAGTCTGGGGTAACCGAGGAACTCAAGCAACAATCGATCAAGAGGACTATAAATCAACCGTAGTCATTTCATTCGTATATATTTTATATCATATTGGGTCAATCATATGCTTGAAATATTCGGATAATAATAGCTCTGTCACTTGCCACGGAAGTGTGCCAGGAAACTTTGCGCAACCAATGAGGCGATGATCTTCACTTGCAGCagccaagaagaagaccacTTCAGAGGATGAGAAGTTGGGATGGTGGTCTTGGGAGGCTGCTACTCTACCAAGTTGATTCTCGGTGctcaaatgaaaaatgcAGAAAATTTGTAGATATAACTGTGTGGTGTTGTTTACTGAAAGTGCTCGCAGCcactttgcaaccagtGCCAGCAGTCAAACGGGATTCTTACACTATGATTTCCTTCCACTTCTTTCTCATAGCGAGAGAAAGATAATTGATTTCAGTTGAACTTGGAGCTCTACCAGTTTTTGGTCTTAATTTACAGACGTCGCTTGCTAGTGTAAACATATGGGAGGAGGCAGGCTCTGCAGTTAGTTAGATTTGAATAAAGCTTGAAATTGACCTTAACACGAGGTGGCTTACATAAGTTGACTTGGATTCTCCTTACTGACGCACAATTGCACGTTGAGCAGTATCTACAGATGTGGTCGCTTTCCTCACCTCTAGTAGTG
This region of Candidozyma auris chromosome 6, complete sequence genomic DNA includes:
- the SNP3 gene encoding Sm-like protein LSM2; its protein translation is MLFFSFFKTLVDQEIILELKNDIEIKGTLRSVDQYLNLKLDNVSTVNENKYPHLKAVKNLFVRGSTVRYVHMSASAVDCTLLQDASRREAMAQAGK
- the HAP31 gene encoding Hap31p → MSFSITKEEADNAASNSPDIELREQDRWLPIANVARLMKYTLPATAKVSKDAKECMQECVSEFISFITSEASDKCLRDKRKTINGEDILYSMHDLGFENYAEVLKIYLAKYREQQALKQERGETKVSKKSAKKREASLQEEVNVKAEDTPTHNEFADHNGPNSHEADGQNVDQTVHEQHQNHISSLGYEGQEKHGHSPDYFQQYNAEENGSHNGPDHNDMNLKDDLNVEVNLDQDHNIDEDHNIALEDERYSGFINGQEEGDLPNSNREHSKSHSQSDNGNVDDLSKLAAHEDLDLSMADRDYY
- a CDS encoding glycolipid translocation protein — its product is MLELAVEPLYALTQYALDFEARSTIESIAVFAKCFVTFACVTWSKSYISDNQRGWAVLSFLLGQLAYALVTVVGYMRRFNFRVSRPAKVTENKKVFLFDPSLTKLYFTLFFQMLFKLVLTEGDKIMMGYLFDVSQQGTYAVISNYGSMIARIVFLPVEEMLRNSFTKVFAAETPSAKTAFTTMENLLAFYMYFSILLLLGGTFNGEFLLRILLGRSAAWRSSELFALFPQYILYLPFMAFNGILEAFQTSILSDRQIKVYSLFMLFSTFISFLVSIVSVKQWGWGLTGLIVANITSMTLRIIYCSFTYVRFARKHSVKTSLATLFRRTASPIGYSVFAYVLQSQLLGSHTTSFQEFFISACICFTCLLVFLMNERRTIEDTFVNKLRRNRGMKVKDE